The window CAGGAGGACAGTAACAAGGCAACACTGACCTGCACAGAGCTGAAACAGCTCATTCAGGGCGAGTTTGGGGACATTCTTCAGGTGTGGTATTCACAGAGCTCTGGAAATTCTCCCCCACTTACCCTTTCTCCATAATCTATGCAAGATGTGCATAGATGATCCCTGCCTATTTTACATTTGGCTACCAATTCTCAGCACTCACtgattttgaacaattttttCCAATCTCAGCTCCCTACTGGTGCAATTGCTTAATCAATCTTATAGAGGAAAATGAGGTTTTCCTCCCTGGGGCTATGCTTCAGCAAAGTAGGTTCTGAAAGGAGTCATGAGCCAGTATACATCTAAATGCAACTCAGAGTGATGTAAAAGTTCCTTCTTAGCATAGCTCCCTGATGAAAAATGGTATCCAGAATCAACAAACTCATACTGTTTGGGGAAATTCTCACTAGTTCTTGAGgaataatgtttttttattaaaaaaaaaaaaaggattcttggGAGACATGCAGATACTATGGGTGCTTGACTTCATATAAATAGGCTGATTTCTCACTGTGTTTTCATGCAGCCATGTGCAATTCATGCTGTGGATAAAAACTTGAACCTTCTGAATATTGACAACAGCACCATCAGTTTTGATGAATTTGTTCTTGCAATCTTCAACCTTTTGAACCTCTGCTATCTTGATATACAATCCTTACTAAAATTAGAACCAAGACAAGTGTCTAAACCAGAGGAGAAGCCAGATGATCTAGATCTTCAGGTGACCAGTAGCACTGGCCAGcagacagaacaaactccaccaACTCAAGACAGAGCAGTACTTCCTTCAGGAATGACATCATCAGCTCAGCTCAGCTTCGTGGGAAGGGGAGCAGTTGGATTCAATGGGGCTGAAAACACCAAGACTTACAATCTGCCAGTAGAAGCATCCGGGCGCAATGACCCTGAGAACCAACACCCAGAAAGAGATCAATGGAGCCAGGATGTGGCCCAAGATGTATCAGCAACAAGAGACAATGGAGTTCAACTTGAGACAAATAAGCTAACAGCAGATTCAGAACAGATTGACAGTCCCACAAAGCAGGAGGGACAGGAAAAGGAGAGTCCCAGGAAAAGAGATAAACCAGTCGGGGAACAAAGTGACATGAAGAAAAGGGATCGATTTGGAGAACAAGAAGGGAACCTGAGACTCCAAAGTTCTCCACcaggaaaaacaacaaagaggCCTTCCAAAGATCAGAAAGTTGCAACAGAAAAGGATGTTAAGGAACATTCTAAAACACAAGAACTGTCGCTGACAGGAAAATATGAGCCCAGTTCAGAGCATACGAATCTGCCAGAACAAGCTACTGCCCAGAAACCATTGCAGATAGAGAAACTAACTGATCCTGACGATGATGGTAGTACATTTGAGACCCAAGGACAAGGAGAGGTTGCCGATAGGACACCACCTGAAACAAAGAATCTAGCTGAATCTGGGGATGACAGTAGAGCATCTGAGACCCAAGAACCAccagcacaagaaaaaaaacatgaaacaaaggACCTGCTTGTCCAAGGTGATCTCAGAAATGTTTCAGAAATACCTGATGTTCAAGTtataaggaagaagaggagaagccCTGAGGTCCATGGAACAGcagggcagaaagaaaatgagagaaaaattcaGCTATCAACCCTGGAAGACCAATCACAGGATGGGAAGTATCAGGAACTCCAAGAGTCATCAAAAGAAAGGGATGCTGTAGAAGATTCTAAAACACAAGTGTCAAGCTCAGAAGGAGAACAGAATCATTCTGAAATTGAAAGAGCAGTCACCCCAGGAGAAGAGGCAAGACATGCTGAGGAAGGCATAGCAGAAGCATTTATGAGCAGCAAAAATGCCCCTGCAGCAGAAGGGACACgaggagcaagagaaagaacacaagacTTAGCACCACTCAAGAACCAGtctggagaagaaaatgagaatgtcaCCAAGACTCATGACAAGCCAGTCAAGGAGGATGTTGGTTATCTGGGAGAGGATCCCGAGGCCACAATCACACAGAATAATGAGAGTTCTTGGGAAATTCCCAATAGCCTTACTCCAGAGGATGGTGACAACAGCTCAGAGACAACTGATCTGCCTGTGCAAGGAGATTCCCAGAATAAAGTAGACCCTCTTAGAGAGTCTATGGAAAGAAGTCACAATAATAACCCAGACACTAAGAAACAGGTAGCACTGGGTGAGGAAAGTAGAACTCAGGAGGCAGTGGTGCTGGAAGTCAGAGGAGAAGACAGGCTCACTGAGGAATCAGAATGGGCTGCCAGAGAAGAGTACAGGAGTCAGGGCTTAGGGACCAAAGGCCAAGGTCCAGCTGTGCACCCTGATGGACATCCAGAAGCCCAGGAGTCCATagcaagaggagaaaacagaaagtcCCTTGAGACAGAGATCCCAGGTACACTGGAGGCAGATGTCACTGACCAGTCTTCCATAAGACAGCTTTCAGCAAAGGAAGACAGCAGAAAAAAGTTAAAGGCCCAGAGCCCAAGTACCAAAGGAGAGGAAAGTAGAGCACAGGAGACCCAGGAGACTCCAGTAAAAAATCTGGATGATGACAATTCAGCCTCCCCCAAAACACACTTTGAAAGAGAGGAACCTGCAACATTAGAGGAGGATGAAGGCCCCCAATATTTGGCAGGAGAAGCCAATGACCAACAAAATCCAGCCAAGAAAGGATATGATGTTTCAGTCCCCCAGTCAAGCCTTGTAGAGAAGATGCAGACGGACCAAGAATCTGGTTCTGTGGAGGGAAGTACAATCTATTCCAGTCCTCTGTACCAGTACCTGCAAGAGAAGATACTGCAACAAATGGATATGACTCCAGTGGAGCAGCAAAATCAAGCTCTGTCAGCTAGAGCGTCAAGCCCAGAGCTCCTCAACAACCAGTCAAGTGCATCCCTCACCAGTGAGGGCTCAGATTGTCCCATCATCTTCAGTGACAGCCAAGCATTACAATATTACAACTGGGAACATCTGTCTGATGCAGATCCTTCTGATGCACAGCGAACATCAGCTCCCCAAGCCTCAGATATGCAGGGCCACCCTCAGGAAAAGAAATCAGTACTACAAAGGGAGGCAAGCACCAAAAAGCAGTGAATCATTATGATCCCAGAAGAAATTCCAAGGAACTTCATACATCTCAACATGTCCCAGACTTCTTCCCTCCCAATCACCCTCaatgctcacatgcacacattgAGAAGcaaattaataattctttaaattcctTTCCTAGATCTCTACAAAAGCAAATAAGGAAGTATTCAGCAGTGGGAGATGCCACCAAAGAAATATCACACCAAAAATCCTACCATATGATGATACTTCCAAGTACCAAAATGGATTTTCTCATGAGACAGTTTTTCACAATTTACCTGTCactaggaatagaaaaaaatcctttcataTCTTTAACATATGTCGATTTCTTCAATTGATTTGTTGGCTTTTTATAATGTGGCTATAGTGAGTATGAGACTCTGCAATACCACccccataaaataaaattaattcatatatGCCAATTATTCTGCTTCATGACATTTCCTAACAGAGTTCaagtttatcttaaaattttatcctTCAAGACAATCTCAGATATCaccataacataaaataattatgactTTCTAGCACCCAATCAGAGTAGATTCATGACTCTTTGTTAATATCCAGGTGCAACTAAATTATGCcacagattcattcattcattcctttaaatCCCACTCCTTACACAGTGTTTTCAAAGCTTCTGGCTCAAATAAGCAAGAATAATTATGAAGAAGACACAGAATGTAAATCTAATGTATGTTTCATTCCATAAGAAGCTCTTATAACCAATGATCCACTAAGCCTACAAAATGTTTACCTATATGGTTTGCTGACAGTAATGTggaaaaagtaggaaataaataaCCTCATTATCAATATCTTCTGctgctgtttttttcccctttatttctccATCTAGCCTTGGAAACACtgttcagaaacaaaaacaatcttaGGAGATTTgcagttattttaaaacactgtaaTTAGGGGAACCTTGATAGCGAAgtaggttaagcagctgacttctggtttcagctcaggtcctgatctcagtgttgtgaaagcaagcccaatgtggagctctgtgctgagtgcggaATCAGCCtagagtttctctttccctctccctttgctcctccgcCTGCTCTGGTGTACACTTAaacgctctctctctaaaataaatttagaaatcttaaataaataaataaataaataaataaataaataaataaataaatgcctgtgATTAAAGGATGATGCCTCAGAGCTAGTAATGACctagaaaaagagtaaaatagaTATCATATGTTTCCTGAAGCCAAAATGCCCCATCTCCTGTTGCATCCTACCTTCAAGGTTAAATCTTCTTCCACTCCATCCCACACCTCTTCCAGAATCTAAAATTCTCCTGTACTTCCTTGCCCTCCAACATTTTCAGCTCTGTTCATTCTACCTTTGATCATGAATGAATATAccaatataaatacatacatacatacatacatacatacatacatagtctTTAATGACCAGGAGACATGAGGCaactcacaaaaaagaaaaatatatactagaGCTTAAACTCATCAGTCTTTCTCACAAACAACTGGCAATATATGTCAGGAACCACAAAAATGACAAAGGTTATATGTAACAAATTGCAAAAGAAGCTATACAGATAGCCAATAACTATATGAAATCCTCACTAGACTTaaaggaaatgcagattaaaaatagttttttcacTTATCAAGTTATTAAatgctatttgtttttaataagcacACAGTGATTTGATTATGGAAACACAGAAACTCTGTAATACAGATGATAGATATATAAATGAGTACAACCTTCCCAGATGGCAATTCAATAATACAcccaaaagcatttttaaatatttcccagaTGACATTATAAGGAAATAATCAGGAATGCGTATAAAAATTCATCTACAAAGATATTAGTTGTAGTGTACTAAAGATAGCAAAacccaaaaaaatattttttaaaaaaagatagcaaaacccagaaacaacctaaatgtccatcattaCAGGAATTGTTAACTAAATCATGGTCACTGCATACTGTGGAATGCCAAAAATCATGAcaaattatgaaattatattatAACTGTAgaattataagattttatttaattgagaagGGATTCATAAAATACTAAGCTTCCAATGATTACAAAATGGTAAATGGagtatgattccacttaaatattaatagataaataGGCAGAGTATGAGAACAAAAATCTCAACAGTAGCTATCTCTATATGACATTTATTTCCTGATttgagattttcttcattttcaaaaaataaataatagtttttaaacaCTCTCTTCACACTCAAGCAACCATccaatttttctctccctctttctgccctcTGTTCTATCCCTACCACAAAGCAATATTTTTTCCACCATCCTATAAATATTCTTCCTTTGAAGATGGCATTGCCCTTCATCTGACAAGCCTAGAGACCGCTAACCTCCATGTTTTGAGACCTGATGTGGCAGTTCCTACTGATGACTGCCTCTCACTTTACTGGTCCTTCCCCTTCTCTTGTGGATTCTTCTCATCCAGTTCCCAAGACTGCAGGCTCTTACCAAAAGCTctttttttctggactttctctCTCTGAGAAACTGTCCTTAGCCCAAGTTACTAGTGTCTCTTCTACAATGGTAAGTCGCAACTCACCTTGTTTACACTTGACCGAGCACTTCAATCCAATCTGTCCAATCGCTCACAAGATATGACCCCTAAGACTGCCAGTCACTCCCCCATTAAACTGGCTTGTCCTCCCAGTTTCCTCATTCTGTCCTCTCTATACCATTCTATCTCTTTCAAAGGCATAAACTTTGTAATCATCACttactttcttttattctccATATCTAATCCACTACAGTATCTCCCTAGTCTTCCTTAAACCCATTTTCCAGATCCATCCTTCATTCTCCACTCCCTATTGGCTTTCAAGTGCCCTCCAcctaaaataatttctctccctccccttttattGAATTCCAAATCCTGCTTATCCTAGGATACAATCTCAGTGTTCAAGGttggatttcattcattcattccaaaatttttatttaaaaatttatgttgatTCCAAATACTGGGTGAAGAATTGGAAATACAGAAGCGACAAGACAAACAGGTACTCTCTATCTTGGAGCTTGTATTCTAatgagggaagggagagacaaagagcagACAGGTACAACCATAAATAAACAAGAGAATTCCAGATAATAAAGCAAGAAACACAGTAGACAGAGACAAGGGAGCAGGAAGTCAGAGGCAGGTAAAATGCTACTATAGAAGACTCCTCAAACCTTTCCTGATGCTCCAGCAAAATCAGCAGGATTCTCCCCTGATTCCACAGTTTTGATTTGTGTCTCTTTTTCAAACTTCTTCCCATGAGTTACAGTTATTGTGTGCTTATCTTAGCTCTCCTCTTAGACTATAAGCTCCTTAACAGCAAAGTTCACGACTTACACATCTTGCTATCCTTCATTAGCATGGAGATTAGCACCAAATGTGTATTGTGATTGCAATAGTTGTCtgttgaataaaatgaataaatcctggTATCATTGCAACAGCCTCTTAACTTGGCCCCTTGCTTCTAGTCCATCGTTCATTTAATAACTCAAGAATTTTGCAGaacattgttttcatttcatctctCTCTGTTCAAgacctctcagaaaaaaaaaaaagacctctcaGAGACACCTTACACTTTATGCCACATCAAATCTAAACCGATCAAACTCTATAATCTTTCCCTCCAATTACAATTTACCACTAGTTTCTTTAGAAATCCTACTAAGGACATCAGGTTGGCCATTTAATCTAAATTCTAAccttggtcatttattttttttttttaatctacgatagtcacagagacagagagagagagagaggcagagacacaggcagagggagaagcaggctccatgcaccgggagcctgatgtgggattcgatcccgggtctccaggatcacgccctgggccaaaggcaggcgccaaaccgctgcgccacccagggatccctaaccttgATCATTTAAACCCTATTCTACTAAGTTGAAAGGAATATTGTTGAGATCTAAtgcattctttcatttcatttaaatgtatttattaaatacttgctatgtgccaggcactattgtGGGCATTGGACATGCCCTGGTCAATGGAACAggcatggtccctgccctcatggaagaTGTAGTCCTACATAAGACAGCTGTAAAGTTCTGCAAAGAACTATTCAAAGGCAAGGTGTTAGTCacattatttcttctatttccatgCCTGCCTGTGGTTCACCTTCCctgaaatgtgttttcatttcctctacTTCCTCAAATTATACCTGTCCTTAAAGTCTTCTACTAAATCCTAACTCTGCTAGGAAGCTCACACTGATCCTTTAACTACTATGTCATTCATAGCCTATACAACCTAGATCAGTACTTTAATACTTATTTGCTAGTATTACTCACTAATTGTTCTCTGAATGTTTTCTCCCCAACTAAGTAGATTATAAGTTACCAGAGAGAAGGAATAATTCTTATATTCTAATATCTCACATGTCCACTAGCAactgacttaacctctctgacctcagaACCTGCCTGTGTAAAATGTCATTATAATCACTCACAGTGCTATTGTGAagattttaaacacacacacacaaaacaacaacaacaaacaaaccagagcttgtatccaaaatatacaaagaacgcCTATAAGTCAATGAGTAAAAGATGACCtaacttctaagaaaaaaaaaaaaaaaagcaaaagacatgaacagacacttcagaAAAAGGGATATCAAAGAAGCCAATGAAAAGGTACCCAACCTTATTGGATATCAGGTAAGTGCCAGTTAAACCGCACTGAGAACCACTCGTATCTAccaaatatgcaaaattaaaaagtgatcATATCAAGTGTATGCAAAGAGGTAGAATGACTAGAACTCTCAGTCTGGTAGTGATAGCATAAACAATGACCATAGTCATTGTGGAGAACAGTAGGGTAATATCTACTAAAGCTGAATATATGCAACCCTATGATCAAGTAATTCTATACCAGATATATAACCCAACAGAAATGCgtaaacaaggggatccctgggaggctcagcagtttagctcctgcctttggcccagggcgtggtcctggagtcccaggattgactcccacattaggctcccttgcatggagcctgcttctccctctgcctgtgtctctgtctctctcccccacactgccccctctctctcctgaatgaataaaatcttaaaaataaaataaaatataaataaaagagtaaacaAAATAATCTACATAAAAGTGCCCAGCAAACTCCCTGGCATtagtaagtgttcaatacatACTATTTACCAGTGGATCTAGAGTAGTACCAAATCCATGGGAGGCTTTTTTTTCACCTactaattcattcaacaattgACCATCTACTGAACTATATATACAGGGTATATAGTGATGAACAAAACACGAATAATTCTTGACCCCATAGAATATACAGtctgagggagaaagagagccatttaaaagaataacaaagaaacAATGCATAACccaaaatctggcattgtgatgccccaagctatggttttcttttttaaaattcccctggctattcggggtcttttctgattccacacaaatcttaaaataatttgttctaactctctgaagaaagtccatggtattttgatagggattgcattaaaggtgtaaattgccctgggtaacatggacattttcacaatatcaattctgccaatccatgagcatggaatatttttccaactctttgtgtcttcctcaatttctttcaaaagtgttctatagtttttagggtatagatcctttacctctttggttaggtttattcctaggtatcttatgattttgggtgcaattgtaaatgggattgactccttaatttctctttcttcagtctcattgttagtgtatagaaatgccaccgacttctgggcattgattttgtat of the Vulpes lagopus strain Blue_001 chromosome 5, ASM1834538v1, whole genome shotgun sequence genome contains:
- the TCHHL1 gene encoding trichohyalin-like protein 1 codes for the protein MPQLLRDVLCIIKTFHKYAQEDSNKATLTCTELKQLIQGEFGDILQPCAIHAVDKNLNLLNIDNSTISFDEFVLAIFNLLNLCYLDIQSLLKLEPRQVSKPEEKPDDLDLQVTSSTGQQTEQTPPTQDRAVLPSGMTSSAQLSFVGRGAVGFNGAENTKTYNLPVEASGRNDPENQHPERDQWSQDVAQDVSATRDNGVQLETNKLTADSEQIDSPTKQEGQEKESPRKRDKPVGEQSDMKKRDRFGEQEGNLRLQSSPPGKTTKRPSKDQKVATEKDVKEHSKTQELSLTGKYEPSSEHTNLPEQATAQKPLQIEKLTDPDDDGSTFETQGQGEVADRTPPETKNLAESGDDSRASETQEPPAQEKKHETKDLLVQGDLRNVSEIPDVQVIRKKRRSPEVHGTAGQKENERKIQLSTLEDQSQDGKYQELQESSKERDAVEDSKTQVSSSEGEQNHSEIERAVTPGEEARHAEEGIAEAFMSSKNAPAAEGTRGARERTQDLAPLKNQSGEENENVTKTHDKPVKEDVGYLGEDPEATITQNNESSWEIPNSLTPEDGDNSSETTDLPVQGDSQNKVDPLRESMERSHNNNPDTKKQVALGEESRTQEAVVLEVRGEDRLTEESEWAAREEYRSQGLGTKGQGPAVHPDGHPEAQESIARGENRKSLETEIPGTLEADVTDQSSIRQLSAKEDSRKKLKAQSPSTKGEESRAQETQETPVKNLDDDNSASPKTHFEREEPATLEEDEGPQYLAGEANDQQNPAKKGYDVSVPQSSLVEKMQTDQESGSVEGSTIYSSPLYQYLQEKILQQMDMTPVEQQNQALSARASSPELLNNQSSASLTSEGSDCPIIFSDSQALQYYNWEHLSDADPSDAQRTSAPQASDMQGHPQEKKSVLQREASTKKQ